In Pelmatolapia mariae isolate MD_Pm_ZW linkage group LG2, Pm_UMD_F_2, whole genome shotgun sequence, one DNA window encodes the following:
- the prelid1a gene encoding PRELI domain containing 1a produces MVKYFCCAGLLKNTWDQVCAAFWQRYPNPYSNHVLTEDIIFREVTPTNCLISRRLLTKTSRAPRWMERYLPKHMASSAYVIEDSIVDPQKRTMTTLTWNISHARLMSVEERCHYRINPENGSWTEIKREAWISSNVYGLSRAIQEFGLARFKTGVTKTMKGFEYVLAKMQGETPSRTLAETATERARETALAAKEKAKDLASQAQKKQYV; encoded by the exons ATGGTGAAATATTTCTGCTGTGCAGGTCTGCTAAAAAACACCTGGGACCAAGTCTGTGCTGCTTTCTGGCAACGATATCCCAACCCTTACAG tAACCATGTCTTGACTGAAGATATCATTTTCCGAGAGGTTACCCCAACCAACTGCCTCATTTCCAGACGTCTTTTGACCAAAACTAGCCGTGCCCCTCGCTGGATGGAGCGCTACCTTCCAAAGCACATGGCCAGCTCGGCGTACGTCATCGAGGACTCCATCGTGGACCCTCAGAAAAGGACCATGACCACGCTCACATGGAACATCAGCCACGCTCGCCTAATG TCTGTTGAAGAGCGGTGTCACTACAGAATTAACCCTGAGAATGGCAGCTGGACCGAGATTAAGAGAGAAGCTTGGATCTCCTCCAATGTCTACGGGCTCTCTAGAGCTATTCAG GAATTTGGGCTCGCAAGATTCAAGACCGGTGTGACAAAAACCATGAAAGGCTTCGAGTATGTGCTTGCCAAAATGCAAG GTGAAACTCCATCGAGAACTTTAGCAGAGACGGCTacagagagggcgagagagacgGCGCTGGCTGCTAAAGAGAAAGCCAAAGACCTCGCCTCACAGGCCCAGAAGAAGCAATACGTGTGA